One window of Quercus robur chromosome 12, dhQueRobu3.1, whole genome shotgun sequence genomic DNA carries:
- the LOC126708108 gene encoding protein NIM1-INTERACTING 1-like, with protein MKRKYAEGGRGESAAIDEEEEKINTFFTLVRNIRDTHNQSLMRESEEKGKGKGKEKEKEREMKSTWTPSFKWEDFEEDVQLRNNFVMPPSSSKKEEHCKTEEQEELDLNLSL; from the coding sequence ATGAAGAGAAAGTATGcggaaggaggaagaggagAGAGTGCAGCCATTGACGAAGAAGAGGAGAAGATCAATACCTTCTTCACTTTGGTTAGGAACATCCGGGACACGCATAATCAGTCGTTAATGCGTGAATCAGAGGAGAAAggtaaaggaaaaggaaaagaaaaagaaaaagaaagagaaatgaaatcAACTTGGACCCCATCATTCAAATGGGAAGATTTTGAGGAGGATGTGCAATTGAGAAACAATTTTGTAATGCCTCCTAGTTCTTCCAAGAAGGAAGAACATTGCAAGActgaagaacaagaagaattgGATCTCAACCTTTCACTTTGA
- the LOC126708777 gene encoding probable boron transporter 2 → MEETFVPFEGIKNDLRGRLRCYKQDWTGGIRAGYRILAPTTYIFFASAIPVISFGEQLERDTEGILTAVQTLASTALCGIIHSIIGGQPLLILGVAEPTVIMYTFMFNFAKERSGLGRNLFLAWSGWVCVWTSFLLILLAILGACSIINRFTRVAGELFGLLIAMLFMQQAIKGLVDEFRIPSGENTSLTEFIPSWRFANGMFALVLSFGLLLTALKSRKARSWRYGSGSLRSLIADYGVPLMVLVWTAVSYIPSGSVPKGIPRRLFSPNPWSPGAYENWTVVKDMLDVPVVYIIGAFIPATMIAVLYYFDHSVASQLAQQKEFNLRKPSSYHYDLLLLGFLTLLCGLLGIPPSNGVIPQSPMHTKSLATLKHQLLRNRLVQAARGSIRKNASLGQLYGNMQEAYHQMQTPLVYQEASIQGLKELKESTIQAATSTGQMDAPVDETLFDVEKEIDDLLPVEVKEQRVSNLLQATMVGGCVAAMPLLKMIPTSVLWGYFAFMAIENLPGNQFWERILLLFTAPSRRYKVLEEYHATFVETVPFKSIATFTIFQTIYLLTCFGLTWIPIAGVMFPMLIMLLVPVRQYFLPKFFKGAHLQDLDAAEYEEAPALPFTLATEAELGAGASLAGEGEIFDEVITRSRGEFKHVSSPKITSSTATPSNDRKSFQSPRASYSPRVGELKGELSPRSSGRGPHSPRTPQSHTPKSEGKSSNLGKSPLNTETK, encoded by the exons ATGGAAGAGACATTTGTACCATTTGAAGGAATCAAGAATGACCTTAGAGGAAGATTAAGGTGTTACAAGCAAGACTGGACTGGTGGCATAAGAGCAGGCTACAG GATTCTGGCTCCCACCACATATATATTCTTCGCCTCAGCAATACCAGTCATTTCATTTGGTGAACAACTGGAGAGAGACACTG AGGGAATTCTGACAGCCGTGCAAACCTTAGCATCCACTGCACTTTGTGGGATTATACACTCAATCATTGGAGGTCAACCTTTGTTGATATTAGGTGTTGCAGAACCAACTGTGATTATGTATACATTCATGTTTAATTTTGCTAAAGAGAGATCAGGCTTGGGTCGAAATTTGTTTCTGGCATGGAGTGGATG GGTATGTGTCTGGACATCATTCCTGCTAATATTACTGGCTATCTTAGGAGCATGCTCTATTATCAATAGGTTTACTCGTGTGGCGGGAGAATTGTTTGGTCTACTAATAGCAATGCTCTTCATGCAACAAGCTATAAAA GGGCTAGTAGATGAGTTTCGCATCCCAAGTggagaaaatacaagtttaactgagttcatACCTTCGTGGAGATTTGCCAATGGCATGTTTGCTTTGGTTCTGTCATTTGGCCTTCTGCTAACAGCATTAAAAAGTCGGAAGGCGAGGTCATGGCGGTATGGGTCTG GTTCGCTTCGAAGCCTAATAGCAGATTATGGTGTACCACTTATGGTTCTAGTCTGGACAGCTGTTTCTTACATACCATCTGGCAGTGTTCCAAAAGGGATCCCACGGCGCCTCTTCAGCCCAAATCCGTGGTCACCTGGTGCGTATGAGAATTGGACTGTCGTTAAG GATATGCTAGATGTTCCTGTTGTCTACATAATTGGAGCTTTCATTCCTGCAACAATGATTGCAGTGCTTTACTATTTTGACCATAGTGTAGCATCTCAACTAGCTCAACagaaagaatttaatttgagaAAACCATCTTCTTACCATTATGACTTACTTCTGTTGGGGTTTCTG ACCTTATTGTGTGGTCTTCTTGGTATCCCTCCATCAAATGGAGTTATCCCACAATCTCCAATGCATACAAAGAGTTTGGCTACCCTTAAACATCAG TTGCTTCGCAATAGACTTGTTCAAGCAGCACGTGGAAGTATCAGAAAAAATGCTAGCTTGGGACAGCTGTATGGGAATATGCAAGAAGCCTATCATCAAATGCAGACCCCTTTGGTCTACCAGGAGGCCTCAATTCAG gGACTAAAGGAATTAAAAGAATCAACCATTCAAGCAGCTACTAGTACGGGGCAAATGGATGCCCCAGTTGATGAGACATTATTTGATGTTGAGAAGGAAATAGATGATCTATTGCCTGTTGAGGTGAAGGAACAGCGTGTTAGTAACTTACTTCAAGCTACAATGGTGGGAGGATGTGTTGCAGCCATGCCCTTACTCAAAATGATACCCACCTCAGTTCTTTGGGGCTACTTTGCATTCATGGCCATTGAAAATTTACCCGGCAACCAATTCTGGGAAAGAATCTTATTGCTCTTCACAGCACCTAGCAGAAGATACAA AGTCCTTGAGGAGTACCATGCTACTTTTGTGGAAACAGTGCCTTTCAAGTCAATTGCAACATTCACCATTTTCCAAACAATTTATTTGCTTACATGTTTTGGACTTACATGGATTCCAATTGCCGGGGTTATGTTTCCTATGCTGATCATGCTTTTGGTTCCTGTTAGGCAGTACTTTCTGCCCAAGTTTTTCAAAGGCGCTCATCTTCAAGACTTGGATGCAGCAGAGTATGAAGAGGCACCAGCTTTACCATTTACCCTTGCTACG GAGGCAGAGCTGGGTGCTGGAGCTTCCCTTGCAGGTGAAGGAGAGATTTTTGATGAAGTTATCACAAGAAGCCGTGGTGAGTTTAAGCATGTAAGTAGTCCTAAGATCACAAGCTCCACAGCAACACCATCAAATGACCGCAAAAGCTTTCAGAGCCCACGTGCCTCGTATAGTCCTCGTGTTGGTGAACTAAAAGGGGAGCTAAGTCCTCGGTCTAGTGGAAGAGGACCACATAGTCCAAGGACACCACAATCACATACTCCAAAGAGTGAAGGGAAATCATCTAATTTAGGGAAGAGTCCTCTTAACACAGAAACAAAATAG